Genomic segment of Paenibacillus sp. FSL R5-0912:
ATTATCTAAGAATCGACCAAGCAGCAATTTATGAATGATGCGACCGAAGACAGCATTGCGGTAAAGATTCATAACCAATACGTCCAAAAAGTCGGCAGAGTTTCCATGGGCGAAATCAACGCATGGAAAAATTCCATGAACTACTTTTATAAAGTATTAAATACAGACCATTTTGTTATGAATCAAATTTATAATATAGATTCAAAAAATGACAATTCAAGGAATTTATTAATATATCCCTGGTAATAGAACGTTTGTTTGGAAGGTGCTGGTAGGAAAATGACGAAATATGTATTTAGCTTAGTTTTAAAGTCCTACAGCTAAGTTAGAGTACATACAGGTAGATATAGATTTTCGACATTTTTTTCTGGAAGTTCACGTTGAAGCGAGGGCAACTTGGAAGTACTGCCTCTTGAAGATGAATTATAAGAAAAAAATTAAACTGAGTTACATCATTTTTAAACGCTCTAAAGAAAAAGCTTCTAAGGAGGCGGGCAATATTAGAGAAATTTATTTTATTATATTTAGAGACTCCAACTAGTCCCTACCATTTGAAAGCTTAAAAGGTCTTTTGGAGTAGTTTTTTGTGTCGAAAGTCTCATGGTTTGTTGGTTTTTCTATTTTTATGTCTTCCTTATTATGTTATAGTATAAGGATTAAAATTACATTGATGTTAAAAGAAAGATAATTGTATTCAGGAGTGTGTTGAATTTGGCAGAGTATAAATTAAAAGTGTCTGGAAATGCAATTGGAGAACTCTCTGAGAAGATTCCTTCCAATATAATTGCATTGAACGAGTTAATTAAAAATGCCTATGATGCTGGAGCAAATTCTGTATCAATAAATTTAGATACAAGTAAACAAATAATGACAATTCAGGATGATGGAAAAGGAATGAATGAGGAAGACATCTCCACTTTGCTTCAAATATCAAAGAGCACTAAGCAATATGGTAAGCTTGTCAATAACCGCTACATACAAGGTTCTAAAGGGTTAGGCTTCTTATCTGTTTTTAAGTTCGGGGATAAAGTTACGTGGAAAACGATTAAAGATAAGGAACGATGTTTTTCAATTGATTATAATGAAATATTAGGTCTAGATGATGTGTCAAATTATAACGTGATTATTGATGATGTTCTCAATGGAGATCTTAGGAAAGGTACAAAAATAGAGATTCAATTGAGAAACAGTTTTGGTGTTGAAAATTTAAAATCATATTTATTAGATCAAGTCAATAGAGATAAAATATTGAATTCTTTTATTGACAATACGTTTGAAATTATTCTGGAAATAGAAGGGAGGATATATCGAACAAAGAAGGAATTGTCCCTTGAGAAATACTACGAAGATAATAAAATGTTTCGAGTAACATATGATTCAGATTCTCATGAAATTGATATTCAATATTTTAACCATTCTAAATTTGGACCGTGGAATCCGGATAAAAAGTCTATCCCTGTAGATAGTTTTACAAATATAAATAGATTCAAACTGGAATTAGACCTTATGCTATATGATTTTACGGGAGGTAAAGGAAAGACAAGCCCGGATAAATTGTTTATTGATCCTACTAATACTTTAACTGAAAAATTAACTCCTTTGATTTTTATCAATAAAAACCTTTTTAACAATTACACATTGTTTGATCCCGAAATTTCCAGGTATAAAAGAGCTGGAGATAGCATGGCTCAAATGATTGGAATTGTTCAAATTATTACTGATGATTCAGAACTACAGTTTAACTCAGACCGAACTCAGTTCCAAGAAAACGAACTAACAAATGATATAAAGAACATTCTATCTGCTATAAATTTGTTTATTCAAAAGCAAGGGTCGGAAATTAAGAACGAAATCAAGAAAAGAAATAAAAAGAAAGCAGAAGAAGAAAAAAAGAAAGCAGAAGAAGAGAAAGCAGCCCATGATCATAATACATATCCACCTGAAAATGATCCACCTAAGAGTGATAAAAAAGAAGAAGGAACAAATCCTGAAAACCCTCAGGATGGAACTTCGACACCATCCAATAAACTTCAAGAACCATTTTTAAATTTAAAAGAAAGGGAACTGGCTTTCGAGTTACCACTTGAACCAATCAATTTAGTCGATTTCTTTGAAGTAGCAGAAGACTCATATGGTAATTCGGTTAATTTTGATAAAATTCAATGTGAAGCAAATGGATTAATTATTGAAAACAAAATATTAATAATTTCTTCCTCCGGAGAGCGCGATATATCATTTGGCTTTGAGGATTCATTAAGCGGAAAAGTAACCACTAGTCTTAAGATTCATGTTTTAGAAAAGATAGCAGAGCCGTTAGAAACAAAAAAAACAGATCGTATTCTTATTCCTAATGAGGCCAAAAGTGGATACAAAATTAAGTTTCAAAATACTCCAATTAATGATCTTGTTGATCAACTAAACAGATTGTTTAAGAATACAAGAACATCATATATTGAGGTCATTGCTTGTTCATTACGCTCTGTTTTTGAATTATCAGTTTATGAATGGGAAATGTCTGGAAAGGTAACGTATGTATTTAAAAAAAGTTCTTCGGACAGATTGATGGACAAGGTGGTTACCTTAATAAAAGCAATTATCGAAAACGATTATCTTGTAGGAGAAATAAGTAAGGGTTTAGGTTTGCCAAGTTACCGAGATTTTAAAAATGTCTTAACTGCGAAGGATTATGAGTCAACAATTAAAAAGTCTCACTTAGGAGCTCATAAATCTACAAAATCACTTTCTGAAAAAAATCTTGAGGATATAGGGAAAGATGTAGGTTTGTTTTTAGTGATCATAAACGAACTTTTGAATAATACTGTGATAGACTGGAGAAGAATAGGTTCACCTTGGCAGCTTGAGGTGTAACACTTAATAACTCGGAGATGATCAACAGATGAGAAATATAGCCTTCAAGGATTATAAAAAAAAGAGTGATATTCATGGTACCGTATTATATCCTGCTGTAATGGTTGCTCCGGTTCAGAAAAGTATTTTGGCTGACTTAATTGATACAACAAGAACAATCAGCATATTTGATCCTTTCCATGGATCAGGAACTTCATTATACGAAGCCTTGGAAATATCTGGTAATGTGCAATTGGTAGGGTGTGATATCAATCCTCTTGCCAATTTAATTACAAAAGTTAAACTCCAAGGGATTACGCATAATATTACTTCTGATATACACAAGATTAAGAAGATTTTGTCATCTCCATTTGAAGGAAATGCGCATACTTTTGTAAACATAAATAAATGGTTTAGAGAAGATATTATAATTTCATTGACGCACATTAGACAAGCAATTAAAGAAATAGATGATCAAAAGAACAGGTTGTTTTTTTGGTGTATGTTTAGTGATATCGTTCGAAAGTATAGTAATTCACGTAGTTCAACATATAAGTTACATACAAAGAATAATGAAGATATTAATAAAATGGAGAACAATTCGATCAATGATTTTATCAAATCAATTGAATTAAATTGGTACAAGTTTAACAAAAGTTTTGAACATTTCAGGCTCTATAAAGGAAATACACTTGAATTGATGGACTCCTTTTCTGAAAATAATTTTGATATCTGTATTACTTCTCCACCGTACGGTGATAATAATACAACAGTTCCATATGGGCAATTCTCAATGTTAGCATTATATTGGATTGATGATCAAGATTTAGTTTTGGAAGGTTGGGAGCTTGATAGTTATGCAATTATAGATTCAAATAGTCTAGGTGGAGCATTTTCTCAAGGGAAAGATGGCCATGTTGATAGTGAGCTATTAGTCCCCTATTTAGAAAAGATAACTCCTGAAAAGCATAAAAAGATTTTAAGGTTTTTTAGTGATTATTTTTTATTTCTTGATCAATTAGCTAAAGTTACAAGTTCACATATTATAATGACTTTAGGGAATAGAACAGTTGATGGTGTTAAAATTGATTTGAAAGAAATTACGGTCAATTATTTAACACAAATTGGATTTATAACATTAGAAATGTTGGAAAGAGAAATTGTATCTAAGCGAACTCCAAAAAAAATTTCAAGAGTTAAAAGTAAACCTGTTTCTTCGATGAACAAAGAGTACGTGATTGTGATGGAAAAAAAATATGATAAAGTTGCTTCCTTATAGCTTTTTCGGAATCTTAGATAATACAACGGCTTCATTAAAAATTTTTAATGGTTAATTCAATATACTTCTCACCATTTCACTATTGGGAGCGATTAGTTTTTATACTTAAGAGGGCAGTAACATAAAGTTGCTGCCCTTCATTCTGCTAACATTTTTGCTAACATGGCTGCATATCCCAATCCCTGAACGTAGAAGTGTTTTGAACAAAAAAACGTTAACCCGCGTGGTTAAAGGATTTATGTGCGGTCTTTCTATGGTATAGATAAGGGGCTAAAGTAGCTACTTCAAGACTTAAAATCCTGTGATGAATAACCACCTAACCGGCGCTATTCCAAAATTTTATATTCAAGGCTGAGATAGGCTCGAGTTCTGCGGTGCCTGATAGCCACGGAAATCAGACTGGAAATCCCTTTTTCGTAACTTGCTCAAACAAGCCGGAGGAGGGATTTTTTTGAGAAGAACTTTTACCGATTTGTTAATATCTTGTTGACGAAAAGCTTCTACAAGCAAAAAAATGTATACAGAAGGAATAAAATTAATAGTTCTAAATATGTAAGTTAAGGATTTAGCTACATGAATTACGGATAAGCTCATATATTCATATGTTCATAGTGCATGTGAGCTGCTATTCACTTAAAGATTAGATATTAAATGAGAAATTTGTAATATCCTTCTTCACCCATCCCCCAACAACTCCCCAACAGAAACCTCCAGCGCCTTTGCTATTGCCACCACCTCATAATCCTGCACGAGCCTATATTGACCCTCCAATCGCGATAAACTGGTTGGGCTGATGTCTAAACCAAAGGTTTGTAACCTAGCGAGGAAATCCTTTTGCTTCATTCGCTTAGCCTTTCGAATAGCTATAACTCGGGTCCCGATGATGTTTTTGTCACCAGGGGGCTCTTTGCGATGTCTCATTTCCGTGTCACCTCACAATTTAACCAAATTGTATGCGAGGTAACTGTTGTTTTAATGCGAATATCGAATTAAAATAAAATAAACCGATAAACGCAGTAAAATTTTTCTGTACATCGTCTACAGATATAGCTTTCCCACGAAGGAGAGGGTGCGATGCAACATCTGATGCAGAAATATGAGGAGGAGAAGCGCAAGCTGAATGAACTCGGAAATAAATCATTGGATCAGGGAATTCCGCTAAGCAGCAATGAAGCGGTTCAGGCTCAAAGTCGTAAGGTAGATGAACTCATTAATCAGATGTATCAAGAAAAAAGTGGACATACAGCTTCATTTCGTTTGAAATTCTGTCTTGGAGGGGATGTGGTGAGCTTTCCAGCATGGTTTATACAGACGATTCAAAGTCGATTGAATGAGGTTACCGCACAGATCGAGTATCAGTCCGAGCCTAGACTTCCTTTTGAAGAAGAGAGTAAAGCTTTTCAAGCATTATTTGAGTCCATAGACACTGCACATATGCCAGAGTTTGAGTACTGGGAGGACAAGCTTCAATTGAAGCAAGCCGTTATTTATGAACGCTTATATCTACAAGGGCTTAAGGATGGTATGCAGCTTGCAAATGCCTCTATTGCCCCTCCAGTGCTTTCGGACTAGGACATGTCCTGTGAAACATGCTGTTAAAGTACATTAGTATCAGAGCAAAGAGTGATAAATGCATACTTTATTATTAGGCTGTCCATGTGACAGTCTTTTTTCTTATGCTGATTTTTGGAAGGGAATCCCTCCCATATTGTCGAATTACCATACATATTGTAAATCCAGATGATATGAGGTTGGACTATGTTTAAAGCACTAAGGACACTCTTTCAAAAATCAAACCCTAAACCGCCACAGGCTGTGACTAAGGCACAAACTCCAAAGCCCAAATCAAAGGTTGCCTCCACACGAATTGGTGAGCTAGGCGAGCATAAAATCAATATCCAACTGGATCAGCTACCTAAAGAATGTAAATCGTTAAGTGATCTGTTGCTCCCTAATCCTAAGTCTCGAACAGGCTATGCTCAGATTGATCATATTGTCATTTCCCCATATTGCTTATTTGTCATTGAGACGAAAAACTACAATGGGGAAATTAAGGGTGGGCGGACGGATCAGCAATGGTCAGTGAGCAATCGTTATAAGATGTATAATCCGTTGAAGCAAAACTACGGACATATCAAGGCCATTGAGAGTCTGATAAAAGGTGTAGCGGCAGTGAAATTCATCTCCATGATCTCATTCACCATGAGATGTCGGTTCAGTATTGATCCTGAGCTGCGGAAGATTCATTCAGACGAGCTGGTTGTCTATGATGTGGAACTAAGTGAGTATATCTCTAGGAAGCTGATCAGTTTGAAGACGGGAACTCATGAACCTCCTATTTCTGCGGCGCAGGTCCAAACGATATACGATCATTTGATTAAGGCTAATATCACCGATCCCGAGATTCGTAAGCTTCATGTACAGAGAATAAAGGGAACTAAGGCGTAGCATCAGTACAAGACCTATCATTGGACAAAGGGAGTTAACATACATGATCAAACAACTACGAAGCTGGTGGAAGGATACAGAGATAGCTAACCTAATCGGCCGTAAAAAAGTGGACTTTTCTATCTTTCGTGACGGTACTCATATTCCAGTTGAATTTCATCCGGATTTCTTAGAAGCTAATCAAGGTCAACAGCCTAACCTGGGTGAAGGAATAAAGGTTAAGCTCATTCACGAAGATCGAGACTATGAAGCTACGCTATTTAAAATTGATCAAGCATCGGCTAGTCGGGAAGCTCTTCAACTTCGCTATAACGGAAATCAAACGCTGAAGGAGTTGTTAATTGAAGCCTTCAAGCATTCGTATTCCTACATTATGCAAGAGAGAACGAATCAACTAGCGGATGATGCGAAGCGGCCTCAGGTTGTTGTTCCTGAAGATCAAGCCGAATACATAGATTTCTTTGCGACAGGAGTTCCTTTCGAATACCGTTTAGAGTTTATAACGTATAAGCCGAAGCCTAATGTATGGTGGGTGAATCAGGGAACCACCATTCAAGCGGAGAAGCAAGCGGGAATTCTGTGGGCACCTCTACTGAATACTCAAGGCCGTAAGCTATATCACTGGGAGACGATGAAGGAAGTTAAAGAAGGAGATATCATCCTTCATTATTCCAATAAGGCTATTCGTTATGTTAGCCAGGTTACAGCTGCGGCAGTCGAGGCACCGAAACCAGGCTCTATGGCTAATACGGGTTGGCAAGAGGAAGGAAGACTGGTTCGCACCCATTATGTAGAACTTATTCCGTCCATTGCGCTACAACAGTTCAATCAGCAAATTATGCAATTGAACATAACCCAAGGACCGCTCCATACTGGAGGCGGAGTGAATCAAGGGTATTTGTTCCGCTTTTCAAGACAAGGGCTTCAAGTGCTTCAATCACTCACGACAGAAGTGAATTGGCCTGATTTTACTATTCTAGAGCAAGATGAGGTTGCCTCCAGTATGGAGAGCTTGCGTGAGGTGATTCCTATTCTACCGCCATCCGATTCTAGCATTTCAGCCTTCCTCCACCAAATCCAATCCCACATCCGCCGCCAAGGCTTCTTTTTCCCTGAGCATCTGATCGAGAACTTCTACCTCTCGCTGAAGGCGAAGCCTTTTGTCATCCTAGCAGGTATATCCGGCACGGGGAAGACGCGGCTGGTGAAGCTGTTCGCGGAGGCGCTGGGGGCGACGCGGGATAATGGGCAGTATACGTTGATTCCGGTGCGGCCGGATTGGAGTGATCCTGCGGATCTGCTGGGGTATAAGGATCTGTCGGGCAGGTTCCAGCCGGGTCCGATGACGCAGGTGTTCGTGGAGGCGCGGCAGCCGGAGAATCGGCATAAGCCGTATTTTATCTGTCTGGATGAGATGAATCTGGCCCGGGTGGAGCATTATTTCAGTGATCTGCTAAGTGTGCTGGAGACGCAGGAGTGGCGGGAGAGTGAGATTCAGACGCAGGAGCTGATCTCTCGTGCCTTGCTGGGTACGCCTGAGGACCAAGTGAAATATGGAGGCCTGGGCATTCCGGAGAATGTATTTCTGATCGGGACGGTGAATATGGACGAGACTACGCATCCTTTTAGCAAAAAAGTTCTCGACCGCGCAAGCACCCTAGAGTTCAATTACATCAATCTGCAGCAGTATCCGCAAGGGGCTGAGCAGGACGCTGGTGATCCCGCTGATCTTAAGGAGCTGAATCATCTCTTCCTCCGTTCCGATTATTTGCAGCTGGTGGATGCCTATGATACTCATCAGGAGCTCGTTGTGCGGACGACGGAGAGACTGGTTCAGATCAATACGCTGCTGGAGGATATCCATGCTCATGTGGGCTTCCGGGTGCGGGATGCGATTTGCTTCTATATGATCTATAACGAGCGCTTTGGCCTGATGGATGAGGAAGAGGCGTTTGACTGGCAGCTGCTGCAAAAGATTCTGCCGCGTATCCAGGGAAGTCATTCCTCCGTGCGCCGGGTGCTGCTTAATCTGATGAAGGTTGCTACAGGCAGCGGTGCCGGCATTGCGGTTAATGTTCAAGAACTCATGGACGATGATGCTTCTCCGCTCTATATGAAATGGGCTGCCGGGCAGAATCCGCCTGGGGTCAAGCATCCGCAAAGTGCCCGTAAATTGGCTTATATGCTGAGGAGGCTGGAGGAAGATGGATTCACCTCATACTGGCTTTCTTAATCAGGCGGTGGAATTGCTCCGTATCGAGACGGAGCTTTTTACGCTATATGTGCAGGGGCGGCCCTATCATCCTACGGTGGAGACGTTGCAGCTTCATCGCTCTCCGGAGCAGGAGTGGGTGAATGCTCAGCTTGGAATTACCTGCTCGCAGCGGCTTGGGGAAGTACAGATTAAGGTGTTCTCGCCTGAAGCCTATGGGCTGATCGACTGGCAGCCGGGGGAGTCTTCCTTTCCTTGCTTTTATGAGACGCAGCCGTATGAACTGGTGATTCAGAATAAGAAGGCGGCCAAGCTTACTTTCTATCATGAAAATGTGCTGCTCCGGCAGGCGGTTAAGCCTCTAGGTGAGTCTATCCTTGCAGGTGTGCTGAACTTTGGGAATGAGGTTGGGCTGACGGAATGGGAGATCCGGGGCGAAGGGCAGACGCTGCTGCGGGTGGAGATGGAGATTTTCCCCTCGAAGATGGAATATAAGCGGGATTACCAGAACCTTCTGCATGAGGTGAATGCGCAGATCTATAATTTGGCTTTTGATTTTCTGCGCCGGACCTATCAGCTAACTGGCCTTAAGGAGACGCAGCATCAGAGCCTGACGGAGTTCTTCGCCATCCTACAGCATGTATTCAGACAGCTCTTGGATGCCGTTGAGCGGATCAACAAGAATCCTAATGTTGCGCTGCTCCAGGAGCGGCGGTTAATGGATGCAGGCCGGGTCAAGAAAGCCGGAAGAGAGAACATCCGTGAGCTCGCGAAGCATCCTGAACGGTTAAGAGAAGACATGAACCATGGGTTCTTAACCATCGGTAACCGGAGCTACACAGCATCCCACTTAATGGAGACACGGAAGCGCCTCGCCTATGATACAAGTGAGAACCGGTTCGTCCGCTGGATGCTGGAACGGATTCATGGCAAGCTGAAGGAGCTTAAGAACCGCTGGAAAAAGAACAACCGGACCTCAGATCCGCAGCTCATCCGAAGAATCGACACGATGCTCACTCAGCTGGAGCGGGTGCTTAAGATAGATTTTCTGCGGGAGGCCGGAGCGCTGAAGCAGATATCCGTAACACTAGTGCTGCAGATGGCCCCCGGATACCGGGAGGTCTATCGCTGTTATCTCATGCTGCTCAAAGGCCTGTCAATTCAAGGTGACCTGCTTCGCCTATCCATGAAGGATGTCGCGCAGCTCTATGAATACTGGTGCTTCCTTAAGCTGAATCAGCTTCTGGGGCAGAAGTATAGGCTGGTGAAGCAGGATATCATTAAGGTGAACCGGAACGGGATCTTTGTGACGCTGGATCGCTCGCAGAGCTCGAAGATGGTCTATGAGAATCCTGTTAACGGGGAGCAGTTCATCCTGTACTATAATGCGATTCCTGGAACAGATAGGACCCCAACGCTCAGTCAACGTCCTGACAATGTGCTTACCTTGAAGAAGAAGGATGCGGGTCAGATCAAGGAGTATAAGTATGTGTTCGATGCGAAGTATCGGTTGAATCCGGCGTATGAGGGGACTTCTTATCAGCAGAAATATGGTCAGCCTGGGCCGGAAGAGGATGACATTAATACGATGCACCGCTACCGGGACGCGATAGTCTATCAGGAGATAGGCTCCGGGGAATACGAACGAAGCATGTTCGGGGCGTATGTGTTATTTCCGTACCCTGATGAGGAGCGGTACAAGTCCCACCGTTTCTACAAAAGCATCGGGCTGCTCAACATTGGCGCCTTGCCGTTCCTGCCGAATTCCACAAGTCTGGTGGAGCAATTCCTGGCAGAGATTATTCAGGATAGTCCGGAAAAAGCTTACGAACGCTCGACACGTCCACGTGGGACGAAAGAATACTACGCCAATCAGCTGGCGGGCAAAAATGTGCTGGTCGGTTCAGTCCGGGGGCCGGAACAGGTAGCGGTGGCGGTGCGGGAAGCTTTTTATCATATGCCGCTTAAGAATCTATCCGATGTAAAAATCCTCACTCAGCTCGAATACGTCGCCATGTGCCAATCTCGCAAAAAGTTCGTTGATCCCGCCAAAACAGGCATTCACTGGGTAGGGAAGGTAGCGGATTGGAAGGTGCTGCAGCGTAAGGAGATTAAGGAAGTCCCTTGTCGGCCGGGTACCGAGGAGGATCTGTATGTACGCTTCACGGTTGAGGAATGGAAGAGCTTAGCTGTTCCTATTACGCTAGGAGGACAAGGAATTCTCACGGTGCTCTACACCAGTAAGTATATCCTGGACCGGTCCTTGGAGATTGCTGAGCTCCGGCTGGAAACGGAGGAAGCGCTCCGGGAATGGCGGGAGAAGCGGCGTAAGGGCAGAGTTAAGGTGAGGCTGGATCATGAGGAGTATGTGGATTTGGGTAGTGTTGTGGAGGTTAGGAATATATAGTGAAATAAATAGAGTGAAGAAAGTGAATCCATGGTTGTGTTTTACGTTGTAAAACATTGTCACCATGGTATAATGAACTCAGAAACAGCGTACAATGGCAAAGAGAGCCGTGCTGGTAACACGACTCTCTGCGCAATAGCCGCTTTTAAGGGCGGAGGCTTTTAAAGGTAGACCAGTCAAAGAATAGACCGCTTCCCTTGAGAAGGGCGGTCTATTTCTTTTTGAGGTAATTTAGCAGCGCGATAATGAACATGCCGAACATGAACATCAGGGACAATGCTTGATAAACCTCCATTGGCGTCACCCCCCTTCCGGGAGATTAGCCGACCGCCCATATAAGCCTTCCATTGCTTCTGCGATTATATCATGAATGGAAAAATTTGAATATACGAACCCAATCCCCCAAAAAAGCTCAAGCGCAGGGCTCCCCACACCTGCCTTTGGGCTTTTTTCTATGCCCCCAAGTTCCTCTCTTGGAAATTTATTCTTCCGTCGTAATACTTTCGCCATGTTCGTTGCGCTGGATATCAGCGATGATAGGACCTGTAAGATAACGCCGAGCGCGTTCATCATGCATCCGGTTCTTATCCGGGCGGGCGTAACGAGGCGGGGATCTCAGTTGATCCCGCAGTGCCGGCATGTATGTTACGGTATCCTGTACGGTCCGTTTCGGTAAGAGTCCCTAATCGCCTTCTAAGCGACGTTGGTACAGTACTCGATTTCCATCGAGCGACAATTGAAGCACAATCTGAGTAAGGAAACCAATGGACAGAATCTCCAGCGGCTGGTATAGCGCACTGTAGTAGGGCTTTGCAATCCGTGGATACCGATGGTGCGGCAGCTGGGGAGGCTGTGGCAAGGACAGAAGGGAACGAAGGCCGGCTGAAGTATGGGTTAGCCTCGGACTCAAATGTCCTCCCGGACCTCCCGGCAGACCCGTCTGTCTCAAATGTGATTCCGCCTGAGCTGCAGCGGGATTCTGTCAGCCATTGGTCAAACATGAAGGGGGCATACATATGTTGAAGCAAATCACGATTCAAGCGGATCAGCGCGGTCTGCTCTTTCATAAGGGAAGTTATGTGAAGCGGCTGCTACCGGGAACCTACCGTTACTTATCATGGTCGCAGCATACAGTGGCAGTACTGAATATTGCCAAACCGTTTATTGTCGAGGGCAAAGACCTGCAGCTATTTTTACAGGATGATGAACTCCTGCGGGAGCTCGATGTCGTACGCGTACAGGATCATGAGATTGTTCTGCACTATGAGGATGGCCAATTCATGCAAGTGCTGAAGCCGGGTGTGTATGCTTATTGGAACCTCCTCAGGAAGCACACCTTCGTACATACGGATATAGGGCAGCCGGAGCTGCCTGCCGGGATCGACCGCTCGATTATCCCGAAGCTTACTCCGTACGTGCAGTGCTGCGAAATCGCGAGCTACGAGCAGGGATTCCTGTTCTATGATCATACGCTCCAGCGGGAGCTTACGCCGGGTAAGTATTATTTCTGGAAGGGACCGGTCTCGGTGCTGACGAAGACAGTCGATCTAAGACAGCAGCAGATGGATCTGGTTGGCCAGGAAATGATGACAGAAGATAAGGTCTCGCTGCGTCTGAATTTCGTATGCCAGTACACCATCGTAAGTCCGCACCGCGTTCTGGAGATGAAGGGGTTTGACGAGCAGATA
This window contains:
- a CDS encoding restriction endonuclease-like protein, giving the protein MDSPHTGFLNQAVELLRIETELFTLYVQGRPYHPTVETLQLHRSPEQEWVNAQLGITCSQRLGEVQIKVFSPEAYGLIDWQPGESSFPCFYETQPYELVIQNKKAAKLTFYHENVLLRQAVKPLGESILAGVLNFGNEVGLTEWEIRGEGQTLLRVEMEIFPSKMEYKRDYQNLLHEVNAQIYNLAFDFLRRTYQLTGLKETQHQSLTEFFAILQHVFRQLLDAVERINKNPNVALLQERRLMDAGRVKKAGRENIRELAKHPERLREDMNHGFLTIGNRSYTASHLMETRKRLAYDTSENRFVRWMLERIHGKLKELKNRWKKNNRTSDPQLIRRIDTMLTQLERVLKIDFLREAGALKQISVTLVLQMAPGYREVYRCYLMLLKGLSIQGDLLRLSMKDVAQLYEYWCFLKLNQLLGQKYRLVKQDIIKVNRNGIFVTLDRSQSSKMVYENPVNGEQFILYYNAIPGTDRTPTLSQRPDNVLTLKKKDAGQIKEYKYVFDAKYRLNPAYEGTSYQQKYGQPGPEEDDINTMHRYRDAIVYQEIGSGEYERSMFGAYVLFPYPDEERYKSHRFYKSIGLLNIGALPFLPNSTSLVEQFLAEIIQDSPEKAYERSTRPRGTKEYYANQLAGKNVLVGSVRGPEQVAVAVREAFYHMPLKNLSDVKILTQLEYVAMCQSRKKFVDPAKTGIHWVGKVADWKVLQRKEIKEVPCRPGTEEDLYVRFTVEEWKSLAVPITLGGQGILTVLYTSKYILDRSLEIAELRLETEEALREWREKRRKGRVKVRLDHEEYVDLGSVVEVRNI
- a CDS encoding putative holin-like toxin, whose amino-acid sequence is MEVYQALSLMFMFGMFIIALLNYLKKK
- a CDS encoding slipin family protein; the protein is MLKQITIQADQRGLLFHKGSYVKRLLPGTYRYLSWSQHTVAVLNIAKPFIVEGKDLQLFLQDDELLRELDVVRVQDHEIVLHYEDGQFMQVLKPGVYAYWNLLRKHTFVHTDIGQPELPAGIDRSIIPKLTPYVQCCEIASYEQGFLFYDHTLQRELTPGKYYFWKGPVSVLTKTVDLRQQQMDLVGQEMMTEDKVSLRLNFVCQYTIVSPHRVLEMKGFDEQIHIQLQLLLREYVGTLKLDDLLKRKEDVATFILSRIQEKEEAFGVRFLGAGVKDVILPGEMKDILNTVLLAEKKAQANLLTRREETASTRSLLNTAKLMDENQTLFRLKELEFLEKICDKIGSISVTGGGDLLERLSSLIGSNK